In Sphingobacteriaceae bacterium, the following proteins share a genomic window:
- a CDS encoding DNA-binding response regulator, whose protein sequence is MSKKIKIIIADNNSLMRRSLTAFLSDYEEFDVIGECANGRELLDMLKRIETDIVLLDLEMPVMSGFEALKIMQVRFRSVKAVVLSMHNDLRRIRECLSVGVCGYLSKDCVPEQLIQTLINVQLKGFYIEDDIYKNLLQNFANDSLDKQKLSRRENEILKELHDGKTEKEIAGLLNISRGTVHFHRMNIYNKTNTHNLAELLKYIHHNNLI, encoded by the coding sequence ATGTCAAAGAAAATCAAAATAATTATCGCGGATAACAACTCTTTAATGAGACGCTCGCTCACGGCCTTTTTGTCGGACTATGAAGAGTTTGATGTAATAGGTGAATGCGCAAACGGGCGGGAATTACTCGATATGCTCAAGCGAATAGAAACAGATATTGTTTTACTTGATTTGGAAATGCCTGTGATGAGTGGATTTGAAGCGCTCAAAATTATGCAGGTTCGGTTCAGAAGTGTTAAAGCTGTAGTTTTATCCATGCATAATGATCTTCGGAGAATTCGCGAATGCTTGTCAGTGGGTGTTTGTGGCTATCTTTCAAAAGATTGTGTTCCGGAGCAACTTATCCAGACGCTCATAAACGTTCAATTGAAAGGCTTTTACATAGAGGACGATATTTATAAAAATCTCTTGCAGAATTTCGCGAATGACTCTCTTGACAAGCAAAAACTCAGTCGCAGGGAAAATGAAATTCTGAAAGAACTTCATGATGGCAAAACGGAAAAGGAAATTGCGGGACTACTTAATATTTCAAGGGGTACAGTACATTTTCATCGGATGAATATTTACAACAAAACAAATACTCATAATTTGGCCGAACTCCTTAAATACATTCATCACAATAATTTGATCTAA
- a CDS encoding iron-sulfur cluster assembly accessory protein, producing the protein MITVSENAKNHAIDLIQRENHPENTFIRVGVDGGGCSGLSYKLEFDHNLKEGDQMFEDKGIKIVVDRKSFLYLVGTELEYTGGLNGKGFVFNNPNASRTCGCGESFSV; encoded by the coding sequence ATGATAACTGTAAGTGAAAATGCAAAGAATCATGCCATAGATCTAATTCAAAGAGAAAATCATCCTGAGAATACTTTTATTCGCGTGGGTGTTGATGGTGGTGGTTGTTCTGGTTTGTCCTATAAATTAGAGTTCGATCACAATTTAAAAGAAGGCGATCAGATGTTTGAAGACAAGGGAATTAAAATAGTGGTAGACAGAAAAAGCTTTTTATACCTCGTTGGAACTGAACTTGAATATACAGGTGGATTAAACGGAAAGGGTTTTGTATTTAATAATCCTAACGCGAGCCGCACTTGTGGTTGCGGGGAAAGCTTCTCTGTATAG
- a CDS encoding Fe-S cluster assembly protein SufB — MAEQNEVLEEHINSEYKYGFTTDVETDTFAPGLNEDVVRALSKKKNEPEWLLDFRLKAYRYWLTMKAPDNWAHLHYPKIDFNDIIYYSAPKQTALLKSLDEVDPELLKTFEKLGISLEEQKRLSGVESNIAVDAVFDSVSVKTTFRETLSEKGIIFCSFSEAVQEFPDLIKKYMGMVVPYTDNYYAALNSAVFSDGSFCYIPKGVRCPMELSTYFRINAKGTGQFERTLIVADEASYVSYLEGCTAPVRDENQLHAAIVEIIAHKDAEVKYSTVQNWYPGDKDGKGGIFNFVTKRGICLEDNSKISWTQVETGSAITWKYPSVILKGNNSTGEFYSVAVTNNKQEADTGTKMIHIGKNTRSTIISKGISAGFSNNSYRGLVQVRKGATNARNFSQCDSLLMGDKCGAHTFPYIEIKDKTATVEHEATTSKIGEDQLFYCKQRGIDMEKAIALIVNGYCKEVLNKLPMEFAVEAQKLLAVSLEGSVG, encoded by the coding sequence ATGGCAGAACAAAACGAAGTTCTAGAAGAACATATAAATAGCGAATACAAATACGGTTTTACAACGGATGTAGAGACCGATACCTTTGCACCTGGGTTAAACGAAGACGTAGTAAGAGCTTTAAGTAAGAAAAAGAATGAACCGGAATGGCTATTGGATTTTCGTTTAAAGGCTTACCGTTATTGGTTAACTATGAAGGCTCCCGATAACTGGGCGCATTTGCATTATCCGAAAATCGACTTCAACGATATTATCTATTATTCCGCTCCAAAACAAACGGCTCTTTTAAAGAGTCTGGATGAAGTGGATCCTGAACTTTTAAAAACCTTTGAAAAATTAGGTATTTCATTAGAAGAACAAAAACGTTTAAGTGGAGTAGAATCGAACATTGCAGTAGACGCAGTGTTTGACAGTGTTTCAGTGAAAACAACTTTCCGTGAAACGCTTTCTGAGAAAGGAATTATTTTTTGCTCGTTTAGTGAGGCTGTTCAGGAATTTCCTGACCTGATTAAAAAATACATGGGAATGGTTGTTCCTTATACGGACAATTATTACGCAGCTTTAAATTCTGCAGTATTCAGCGATGGGTCGTTTTGTTATATTCCAAAAGGCGTTCGTTGTCCGATGGAATTATCCACTTACTTCCGTATCAACGCAAAAGGTACCGGTCAGTTTGAAAGAACTTTAATTGTTGCCGATGAAGCAAGTTACGTTTCTTATCTCGAAGGTTGCACAGCTCCTGTTCGTGATGAGAATCAATTACACGCTGCAATCGTTGAAATCATTGCACATAAAGATGCTGAAGTAAAATACAGTACCGTTCAAAACTGGTACCCGGGCGATAAAGATGGTAAAGGTGGTATTTTTAATTTCGTTACCAAACGTGGTATTTGTCTGGAAGATAATTCTAAAATCAGCTGGACGCAGGTGGAGACAGGTTCTGCCATTACCTGGAAATACCCTTCTGTGATTTTAAAAGGGAATAATAGCACTGGTGAATTTTATTCTGTGGCTGTGACAAACAATAAACAAGAAGCCGATACCGGCACTAAAATGATCCACATTGGTAAAAATACGCGTAGTACAATTATTTCAAAAGGAATCAGCGCGGGCTTTAGTAACAACAGCTATCGCGGATTAGTTCAGGTGCGCAAAGGCGCAACCAATGCAAGGAATTTTTCGCAGTGCGATAGCTTGTTAATGGGCGATAAATGCGGAGCACATACTTTTCCCTATATTGAAATAAAAGATAAAACAGCAACTGTTGAGCACGAGGCTACAACCAGCAAAATTGGTGAAGATCAATTGTTCTATTGCAAACAACGGGGCATCGATATGGAAAAAGCAATTGCCTTAATTGTAAATGGCTATTGTAAGGAAGTTTTAAATAAATTGCCGATGGAGTTTGCCGTGGAAGCTCAAAAGCTACTGGCGGTGAGTTTGGAGGGAAGTGTCGGGTAA
- the sufC gene encoding Fe-S cluster assembly ATPase SufC yields the protein MITIKNLHASVDGKEILKGINLEVKAGEVHAIMGPNGSGKSTLSSVLAGREDYEVTEGEVTFHGKDLLDMPAEDRAREGLFLAFQYPIEIPGVSNINFLKTAINEIRAYKGQEAIPAKDFLALVKEKQKLVELDGKLANRSVNEGFSGGEKKRNEIFQMAMLEPTLAILDETDSGLDIDALKIVAGGVNTLKNENRAFIVITHYQRLLDYIVPDFVHILYNGKIVKSGGKELALELEAKGYDEIKKQFEKESV from the coding sequence ATGATCACAATTAAAAACCTCCATGCATCTGTTGATGGAAAAGAAATTTTAAAAGGAATAAATCTAGAAGTTAAGGCGGGAGAAGTACACGCTATCATGGGCCCCAACGGTTCGGGTAAGTCTACTCTATCAAGCGTTTTGGCAGGACGTGAAGATTATGAAGTAACAGAAGGAGAAGTAACTTTTCATGGAAAAGATCTTTTAGATATGCCTGCTGAAGACCGTGCGCGTGAAGGACTGTTCCTTGCTTTCCAGTATCCAATTGAAATTCCGGGAGTAAGTAATATCAACTTTTTAAAAACCGCTATCAACGAAATTCGCGCTTATAAAGGTCAGGAAGCTATTCCGGCAAAAGACTTTCTTGCACTGGTAAAAGAAAAGCAAAAGCTTGTAGAGCTTGATGGTAAACTTGCAAATCGCAGTGTAAATGAAGGTTTTAGCGGTGGTGAAAAAAAGAGGAATGAGATTTTCCAAATGGCTATGTTAGAACCAACACTTGCGATCTTAGATGAAACCGATAGCGGACTGGATATCGACGCTTTAAAGATCGTTGCGGGTGGCGTAAATACTTTAAAAAATGAGAACAGGGCGTTTATCGTCATCACCCACTACCAAAGACTCTTAGATTATATTGTTCCTGATTTTGTACATATTTTATACAACGGTAAAATTGTAAAATCTGGCGGCAAAGAATTAGCTCTTGAGCTTGAAGCAAAGGGATACGACGAAATTAAAAAACAATTCGAGAAGGAATCTGTTTAA
- the sufD gene encoding Fe-S cluster assembly protein SufD produces MIAEKSHTAQDIIEKISSTAAKVGFIQDDTLTKALMYLENTGIPNNKHEDYKYCNMDAILKKEFKNVEQKFISLADLKPYKLEDTVTLVVLNGTYSESLSDKIILNGLHITALSNLDAESKKLIASEAKVESDAFIALNTVFSSNGFHLKVEKNAAIQIPIHILYISGADSEAIVNTRNLIQLEESSELTIIEEQIVFGKGKIFSNYLSEKFVAENAKLNCALFQNEGPQGFSVNTNQVKVARSGYYDNTTITLSGQVVRNNHNVILAGENSEAHLNGLFSSKGNQLIDNHTLMDHQVPHCESNELYKGVINDKSTGVFNGKIFVRKDAQKTNAYQSSKNILLSDDATINTKPQLEIYADDVKCSHGTSTGKIDESAMFYLNARGIGKDSARKLLLSSFALEVINKIEVDSLREKVTQLFENEI; encoded by the coding sequence ATGATCGCAGAAAAATCACATACAGCTCAGGATATCATCGAAAAGATTTCGTCTACAGCTGCAAAAGTCGGATTTATTCAGGATGACACGCTTACCAAAGCATTGATGTATCTTGAAAATACTGGCATACCAAATAACAAGCACGAAGATTACAAGTACTGTAATATGGATGCCATTCTTAAAAAAGAATTTAAGAATGTAGAACAAAAATTTATTAGTCTTGCGGATCTTAAACCTTATAAGTTAGAAGATACTGTAACTTTAGTAGTGTTAAACGGAACTTATTCAGAAAGTTTAAGCGACAAGATAATTCTGAATGGTTTGCACATTACTGCACTATCTAATTTGGATGCAGAGTCTAAAAAACTAATTGCTTCAGAAGCAAAAGTAGAAAGTGACGCATTCATTGCTCTTAATACAGTTTTTAGTTCTAACGGATTTCATTTGAAAGTAGAGAAAAATGCTGCTATCCAAATTCCGATTCACATTTTATACATTTCAGGTGCTGATTCAGAGGCGATTGTTAACACCCGTAATTTAATTCAGCTGGAGGAAAGTTCAGAGCTTACCATTATTGAAGAACAGATTGTTTTCGGTAAAGGAAAGATTTTCAGTAATTATTTGAGTGAAAAATTTGTTGCAGAGAACGCAAAATTAAATTGTGCCTTGTTTCAAAACGAAGGTCCCCAAGGATTTTCAGTAAACACAAACCAGGTTAAAGTAGCGCGTTCTGGTTATTACGACAATACAACTATCACTTTAAGCGGTCAAGTCGTAAGAAATAATCATAACGTTATTTTGGCGGGAGAAAATTCGGAAGCTCATCTAAATGGATTATTTTCTTCGAAGGGAAATCAGCTAATAGACAATCATACACTAATGGATCACCAGGTGCCGCATTGCGAAAGCAACGAACTTTACAAAGGCGTTATCAACGATAAAAGTACCGGCGTTTTTAATGGTAAAATTTTTGTAAGAAAAGACGCGCAAAAAACAAATGCTTACCAGAGCAGTAAAAACATTTTGTTGAGTGACGATGCAACTATCAATACAAAACCGCAATTAGAAATTTATGCCGACGATGTAAAATGTTCGCACGGAACTTCGACCGGTAAGATCGATGAAAGCGCTATGTTTTACTTAAATGCCCGTGGTATTGGAAAAGACAGCGCCAGAAAATTATTATTGAGCTCTTTTGCTTTGGAAGTGATTAATAAGATTGAGGTGGATAGTTTAAGAGAAAAAGTAACACAACTTTTTGAGAACGAAATTTAA
- a CDS encoding cysteine desulfurase CsdA, whose product MPDLTKIHEQFPILDQKINGSKLIYFDNGATTQKPVRVIDCEANFYRTTNANIHRGVHTLSRLATDQFEAARKTVAKHFHVANDQQIIFTAGTTDAINIVAEGLSKKYLQEGDEIILSSYEHHSNILPWQLWAQNNKGLLKVIPLKANHSLDYEAFEKLITPKTKLIAIGHVSNTLGVITDLERVTTIAKKHNLIVLVDGAQAVPHMAVDVEKLEVDFYVCSAHKLYGPTGVGVLWMSEKWLKDLPQTRAGGGTIKTVSFDKTEYVEGALRFEPGTPNIAGVISFAEAIKFADEIGMQTIFDHEHNLVQHAQKLLLEIPEIEIYGVDNHKAGVISFNVTGQHPFDVGTLLDKYGIAVRTGHHCTQPLMQCLNILGTVRISFAIYNTIEEVDFFVEKLKKVIRMLS is encoded by the coding sequence GTGCCAGATCTAACTAAAATACACGAACAATTTCCCATCCTGGATCAAAAAATAAATGGTTCAAAACTTATTTATTTTGACAATGGTGCAACCACGCAGAAGCCAGTTCGTGTTATTGACTGTGAAGCAAATTTTTATAGAACTACCAATGCTAATATTCACAGGGGTGTACACACTCTAAGTCGTCTTGCAACAGATCAATTTGAAGCTGCAAGAAAAACAGTTGCAAAGCACTTTCATGTTGCCAACGATCAACAGATTATTTTCACTGCAGGCACAACCGATGCTATAAATATTGTAGCAGAAGGGCTTTCGAAAAAATATTTACAAGAGGGCGACGAAATAATTTTGTCATCCTACGAACATCACTCTAATATTTTGCCCTGGCAGTTGTGGGCGCAAAATAATAAAGGACTATTAAAAGTTATTCCTCTAAAGGCCAATCACAGTCTCGATTACGAAGCTTTCGAAAAACTTATTACGCCAAAAACAAAATTAATTGCTATTGGACATGTTTCCAATACTCTTGGTGTTATTACAGATCTTGAAAGAGTAACCACAATTGCAAAAAAACATAACCTGATTGTTTTGGTAGATGGAGCTCAGGCAGTTCCTCACATGGCAGTGGATGTCGAAAAATTAGAAGTTGATTTTTATGTTTGTAGCGCTCATAAACTATATGGTCCTACAGGTGTTGGTGTTTTATGGATGTCTGAAAAATGGCTGAAAGATCTTCCCCAAACACGTGCTGGAGGCGGCACTATTAAAACAGTTTCTTTCGATAAAACAGAATATGTTGAAGGAGCTTTGCGTTTTGAACCTGGAACTCCAAATATTGCTGGAGTGATTTCTTTTGCTGAGGCTATTAAATTTGCAGATGAAATTGGCATGCAAACCATTTTTGATCATGAACACAACTTGGTTCAACACGCGCAAAAATTGCTGTTGGAAATTCCGGAGATCGAAATTTACGGTGTAGATAACCATAAGGCCGGAGTTATTTCTTTCAATGTCACGGGGCAACATCCTTTTGATGTTGGAACCTTACTTGATAAATACGGAATAGCAGTACGAACCGGACACCATTGCACCCAGCCGCTTATGCAGTGTTTAAATATTTTGGGAACCGTTAGAATTTCATTTGCAATTTATAATACGATTGAAGAAGTAGATTTTTTTGTCGAGAAATTGAAAAAAGTGATACGAATGCTTTCTTAG
- a CDS encoding Fe-S metabolism protein SufE translates to MSIQEIEKEIIEEFEFFGEDWESKYEHLIDLGKSLPLIKSELKTDDRIIQGCQSRVWLNAEVKDDKIIFTADSDAIITKGMVALMIRVLSDQKPEDVVKATMGFVDKIGLKEHLSPTRANGLVSMINQMKKEALKRI, encoded by the coding sequence ATGTCCATTCAGGAAATAGAAAAAGAAATAATAGAAGAGTTTGAGTTCTTCGGAGAAGATTGGGAATCGAAATACGAACATCTGATCGATCTTGGAAAATCTTTACCTCTTATTAAATCTGAATTAAAAACAGACGACCGAATTATCCAGGGTTGTCAGAGCAGGGTTTGGTTGAACGCTGAGGTTAAGGACGATAAAATTATTTTTACGGCCGATAGTGATGCTATTATTACCAAGGGAATGGTTGCTTTAATGATTCGTGTATTATCAGATCAAAAACCGGAAGATGTTGTAAAAGCAACTATGGGCTTTGTAGATAAAATCGGTTTGAAAGAGCATTTAAGTCCCACGCGGGCAAACGGACTTGTGAGTATGATCAACCAAATGAAAAAAGAAGCATTAAAAAGAATTTAA
- a CDS encoding FeS assembly SUF system protein yields MTKDTELMQRVIDEIKTCFDPEIPVDIWELGLIYELNLDDDHNLSIVMTLTSPNCPVAESLPAEVENKLKLVPGIKSAALKLTFEPPWEKDMMSEVAQLELGFM; encoded by the coding sequence ATAACAAAAGACACGGAGTTAATGCAGCGTGTTATCGACGAAATTAAAACCTGCTTTGATCCGGAAATTCCCGTTGATATTTGGGAACTTGGCCTGATTTACGAATTAAACCTTGACGACGATCATAATCTCAGTATCGTTATGACACTTACATCTCCAAATTGTCCGGTAGCGGAAAGTTTGCCCGCAGAAGTAGAAAATAAATTGAAATTGGTTCCAGGGATAAAATCTGCCGCCTTAAAACTCACTTTTGAACCACCTTGGGAAAAAGATATGATGAGCGAGGTAGCCCAGTTGGAGCTTGGGTTTATGTAA
- a CDS encoding ATP-dependent Clp protease ATP-binding subunit ClpX: MAKDTTIRCSLCGRDKKESKILIAGINGHVCDNCVTQAYGIIKEESVGEQKQQVQHAINLLKPKMIKEKLDEYVIGQDDAKKVLSVAVYNHFKRIAHVAKNNKDEVEIDKSNLILVGETGTGKTLLARTIATMLNVPFCIADATVLTEAGYVGEDVESILTRLLQAADYDVAAAEKGIVFIDEVDKIARKSDNPSITRDVSGEGVQQALLKLLEGTVVNVPPQGGRKHPDAKMIAVNTKNILFICGGAFDGIEKKIAKRLNTTAVGYSASVDEVEIDKSHLLQYISPQDLKAFGLIPELIGRLPVLTYLKPLDRSALRQILTDPKNALMKQYKQLFKMEGTKLEIDDDVLNLIVDKAIEFKLGARGLRGICEAIMTDIMYSLPSEEKPVKQFTVTLDYALDKLKNARLSQLKVA; this comes from the coding sequence ATGGCAAAAGACACTACAATACGTTGCTCCCTTTGTGGACGTGACAAAAAGGAATCAAAAATTTTAATAGCCGGAATCAACGGGCATGTTTGCGATAATTGCGTAACACAGGCTTATGGCATTATTAAGGAAGAATCTGTTGGTGAACAAAAACAGCAGGTGCAACACGCCATCAATTTACTGAAACCAAAAATGATTAAAGAGAAGTTGGATGAGTACGTGATTGGTCAGGACGATGCAAAAAAAGTGCTGAGCGTTGCTGTTTACAATCATTTTAAACGTATAGCGCACGTTGCAAAAAATAACAAAGACGAAGTAGAGATAGATAAATCCAACCTGATTTTAGTTGGAGAAACCGGTACTGGTAAAACATTATTAGCGAGAACAATTGCTACGATGTTGAATGTGCCTTTTTGTATTGCCGATGCAACCGTTTTAACCGAAGCCGGTTATGTGGGTGAGGACGTTGAAAGTATTTTAACACGTTTACTGCAGGCAGCAGACTATGATGTAGCTGCCGCTGAAAAAGGAATAGTATTTATTGATGAGGTGGATAAAATTGCGCGTAAAAGCGACAATCCCTCTATAACACGCGATGTAAGTGGCGAAGGGGTGCAACAGGCTCTCCTGAAATTATTAGAAGGTACTGTGGTGAATGTTCCACCGCAAGGAGGACGTAAACATCCGGATGCAAAAATGATTGCGGTAAATACTAAAAATATTTTATTTATCTGCGGAGGTGCTTTTGATGGCATTGAAAAGAAAATCGCTAAACGTTTAAATACAACGGCAGTGGGTTATTCAGCAAGTGTTGATGAAGTTGAAATCGATAAAAGCCATTTACTCCAATATATTTCTCCGCAAGATTTAAAAGCATTTGGATTAATTCCCGAATTAATTGGACGTCTTCCTGTTCTTACATATTTAAAACCATTAGATAGAAGCGCTTTACGTCAGATCTTAACCGATCCAAAAAATGCTTTGATGAAACAATACAAACAATTGTTTAAAATGGAAGGCACCAAGTTAGAGATTGACGATGATGTTTTAAATTTAATAGTGGATAAAGCTATTGAATTTAAATTAGGAGCCCGTGGTCTTCGCGGTATCTGTGAAGCGATCATGACAGACATTATGTATTCCTTGCCAAGTGAAGAAAAACCAGTAAAACAATTTACGGTAACTTTAGATTACGCTTTGGATAAATTGAAAAATGCGCGATTGAGCCAGTTGAAAGTGGCTTAA
- the pepT gene encoding peptidase T, translated as MNFKDYNFTVTERFVRYAKIDTQSNPESPTCPSTEKQKDLSRVLIEELKEMGIKDAELDEHGYVYATIESNTAKKVPVLCFCSHVDTAPDCTGTNVKPVIHKNYDGKDIVLPGDTSQVIKVSEHPELQNQIGNDVITTDGTTLLGADDKAGVAEIMDAAHYLMTHPEVKHGKIRILFTPDEEIGRGADKANIKKLGADFGYTLDGGTAGSLENETFSADGVSIKIKGFSTHPGYAKDKMQHAIKIAAQIISKIPNHKTPETTEKKQPFIHPTGISGGLEEVELKFIIRAFDTPTLFELEEELRQIAIEVLSYYDKSSYEFTVTQQYRNMREVLEKNPEIIDNAMEAIKRSGLTPKLDSIRGGTDGSRFSFMGLPCANIFAGEHGIHSKQEWVSTQDMQKAVETIVNLVNIWEENS; from the coding sequence ATGAACTTTAAAGACTATAATTTTACTGTTACAGAGCGCTTCGTGCGTTATGCAAAAATTGATACACAATCAAATCCTGAATCTCCTACTTGCCCTAGTACAGAAAAACAGAAAGATCTTTCGCGTGTACTCATTGAAGAGTTAAAAGAGATGGGTATTAAGGACGCCGAGTTGGATGAACATGGTTACGTTTATGCCACCATCGAAAGCAACACTGCAAAAAAAGTTCCGGTGCTTTGTTTTTGCTCGCATGTAGACACTGCGCCAGATTGCACAGGTACAAATGTGAAGCCTGTGATTCATAAAAACTACGACGGAAAAGACATTGTACTTCCTGGTGATACGTCGCAGGTAATTAAGGTTTCAGAACATCCTGAATTACAAAATCAAATCGGCAATGATGTTATAACCACCGATGGAACAACTCTGCTTGGTGCAGATGACAAAGCCGGGGTGGCAGAGATTATGGACGCCGCCCACTATTTAATGACTCATCCGGAAGTAAAGCACGGGAAGATCAGAATTCTTTTTACGCCTGATGAAGAAATTGGTCGCGGAGCTGATAAAGCGAATATCAAAAAACTAGGCGCTGATTTTGGATATACCTTGGATGGCGGAACTGCAGGTTCCTTAGAGAATGAGACTTTCAGCGCGGATGGTGTGAGTATTAAAATAAAAGGTTTTTCAACGCATCCTGGATATGCAAAGGATAAAATGCAACATGCAATTAAAATTGCAGCGCAGATTATTTCGAAAATACCTAACCACAAAACACCGGAAACTACTGAGAAAAAACAACCTTTTATACATCCCACAGGTATTTCAGGTGGTCTGGAAGAAGTAGAACTAAAATTTATTATCAGGGCTTTTGATACGCCAACCCTTTTTGAATTGGAAGAAGAGCTACGCCAAATAGCTATTGAAGTGCTTTCATACTACGATAAAAGCTCCTACGAATTCACTGTAACGCAACAATACCGAAACATGCGCGAAGTGCTTGAGAAAAATCCTGAAATAATCGACAATGCTATGGAAGCAATTAAACGTTCAGGTCTTACTCCGAAATTAGATAGTATTCGCGGAGGTACAGATGGTTCACGATTCTCTTTTATGGGATTACCCTGCGCTAATATTTTTGCGGGAGAGCATGGCATTCACAGTAAGCAAGAGTGGGTGAGTACTCAGGATATGCAAAAAGCGGTAGAAACTATCGTAAATCTTGTAAACATATGGGAGGAAAATAGCTAA
- a CDS encoding aminodeoxychorismate synthase component I, whose product MNFQRFRNCMYQLTKSADSGMLFLLSDEPVEDCINSYALLPYKNPATGKLKPLFHKVLNVIREDVSPLMQFTDIESPLQLKSRTSKAEYLKNVLTLKGHIQKGNVYEINYCIEFYSDNAHIDPLNVFLKLNELSKAPYSQILKLGDDFIISASPELFLKKEGDNLITKPIKGTIKRGKTKEEDLALKNELQNTIKERTENVMAVDVARNDLSMFAKKGSVTVNKLYNIETFETVHQMVSTVSCEIKDGTSFEKIIDSTFPMASMTGAPKQRAMDLIDTYEDFNRKSYSGAMGFIDEKGDCTLSVIIRSIFYNQKTKRLSIAVGGAITYLSDPEKEYEECLLKAQTMLKALNATLI is encoded by the coding sequence ATGAATTTTCAAAGATTCCGGAATTGTATGTATCAACTGACTAAAAGCGCCGACTCCGGAATGCTTTTTCTCCTGTCAGATGAACCTGTTGAGGACTGCATTAATTCTTATGCTTTACTTCCCTATAAAAATCCCGCAACTGGAAAACTGAAACCCCTTTTCCACAAAGTTCTTAATGTGATTCGTGAAGATGTTAGTCCACTCATGCAGTTCACAGACATTGAGTCTCCTTTGCAATTAAAAAGCAGGACTTCAAAAGCAGAGTATTTAAAAAATGTGTTAACTCTAAAGGGACACATTCAAAAAGGAAATGTTTATGAAATAAATTATTGTATAGAATTCTATTCTGATAATGCGCACATAGACCCTCTGAATGTATTTTTAAAACTAAATGAATTATCCAAAGCACCCTATTCGCAGATCCTGAAGCTAGGTGATGATTTTATTATATCAGCGAGCCCTGAGTTATTCTTAAAAAAAGAAGGGGATAATTTAATTACAAAACCTATTAAAGGAACTATAAAAAGGGGTAAAACAAAAGAAGAAGATCTCGCTTTAAAAAACGAATTACAAAACACTATAAAAGAACGCACGGAAAATGTAATGGCGGTAGATGTAGCCAGGAATGATCTTTCAATGTTTGCAAAAAAAGGCAGTGTTACTGTAAACAAACTTTACAACATTGAAACATTTGAAACTGTTCATCAAATGGTGAGTACAGTAAGCTGTGAAATTAAAGACGGCACTTCTTTTGAAAAAATAATTGACTCCACCTTTCCCATGGCAAGTATGACCGGCGCTCCGAAACAAAGGGCAATGGACCTCATTGATACTTATGAGGATTTTAACAGGAAATCTTATTCAGGAGCGATGGGCTTTATAGATGAAAAAGGAGATTGCACGCTATCTGTTATTATCCGGAGCATTTTTTACAATCAAAAAACAAAAAGGCTGAGTATAGCAGTAGGCGGAGCGATAACTTACTTAAGTGATCCGGAAAAGGAATACGAAGAATGCTTGCTTAAAGCCCAGACGATGTTAAAGGCTTTAAATGCCACGCTTATTTAA
- a CDS encoding nicotinic acid mononucleotide adenylyltransferase, whose amino-acid sequence MHIGLFFGSFNPVHIGHMALANYMLSFTEMEEVWLVVSPQNPLKNKNQLLDQNQRLVLVNLAIDDHPKMKSSNIEFGLTQPSYTINTLAHLKEKYPQHTFSLIMGQDNLQSFHKWKNYEEILKGFHIYVYPRPDCARSEFDAHPHVHLTEAPMMEISATFIRSALQNKKDIRFFLPAKVWEEIDAMNFYKK is encoded by the coding sequence ATGCATATTGGTTTATTTTTCGGGTCCTTTAATCCTGTACATATCGGACATATGGCTCTCGCTAACTATATGCTCAGCTTTACAGAAATGGAAGAAGTTTGGCTGGTAGTTAGTCCGCAAAACCCTTTAAAAAATAAAAATCAGTTACTTGATCAGAATCAGCGTTTGGTGCTTGTGAATTTGGCCATCGACGATCATCCAAAAATGAAGAGTTCCAATATTGAGTTTGGTTTAACGCAGCCCTCCTATACTATTAATACGCTGGCACATTTAAAGGAAAAATATCCACAGCATACTTTTAGTTTAATAATGGGGCAGGACAATCTTCAATCTTTTCATAAATGGAAAAACTATGAAGAGATTTTAAAGGGCTTTCATATATACGTTTATCCCCGTCCCGATTGCGCACGAAGTGAATTTGATGCGCATCCTCATGTTCATCTCACGGAAGCTCCAATGATGGAGATCTCGGCAACCTTTATTCGAAGCGCCTTGCAAAATAAAAAGGATATTCGGTTTTTTCTACCCGCAAAGGTTTGGGAAGAAATTGACGCAATGAATTTTTATAAGAAGTGA